The proteins below come from a single Arthrobacter sp. B1I2 genomic window:
- the rpmC gene encoding 50S ribosomal protein L29, with amino-acid sequence MAVGSKDLAPAQLDGFDNERLVEELRKAKEELFNLRFQSATGQLENHGRLRAVKKDIARIYTVLRERELGIRAEVAAPVVEAKEEKKSKKAATKKADKAETVETEEDAK; translated from the coding sequence ATGGCAGTAGGATCCAAGGATCTGGCTCCCGCACAGCTGGACGGTTTCGACAACGAGCGTCTCGTTGAAGAACTCCGCAAGGCCAAGGAAGAGCTGTTCAACCTGCGTTTCCAGTCCGCCACCGGACAGCTGGAGAACCACGGTCGCCTGCGTGCAGTAAAGAAGGACATTGCCCGCATCTACACCGTTCTCCGCGAACGCGAGCTGGGCATTCGTGCCGAGGTTGCCGCACCGGTTGTGGAAGCCAAGGAAGAAAAGAAGTCCAAGAAGGCTGCAACCAAGAAGGCCGACAAGGCTGAAACGGTTGAGACCGAGGAGGATGCCAAGTGA
- the rplN gene encoding 50S ribosomal protein L14 → MIQQESRLKVADNTGAKEILTIRVLGGSGRRYAGIGDVIVATVKDAIPGGNVKKGDVVKAVIVRTKKERRRADGSYIKFDENAAVILKNDGDPRGTRIFGPVGRELRDKKFMKIVSLAPEVL, encoded by the coding sequence GTGATTCAGCAGGAGTCGCGACTCAAGGTCGCCGACAACACGGGTGCTAAGGAAATCCTTACCATTCGCGTTCTCGGTGGATCCGGCCGTCGCTACGCAGGCATCGGTGACGTCATTGTCGCCACCGTCAAGGATGCAATCCCGGGCGGCAACGTAAAGAAGGGCGATGTGGTCAAGGCCGTCATCGTCCGTACCAAGAAGGAACGCCGCCGTGCGGATGGTTCCTACATCAAGTTTGACGAGAACGCAGCTGTGATCCTGAAGAACGACGGTGACCCCCGCGGCACCCGTATCTTCGGACCGGTTGGTCGTGAACTGCGTGACAAGAAGTTCATGAAGATCGTTTCTCTGGCTCCGGAGGTGCTCTAG
- the rpsQ gene encoding 30S ribosomal protein S17: MSEKDENVTETATAAKAGQRGYRKTRRGYVVSDKMEKTIVVEVEDRVKHALYGKVIRRTSKVKAHDEENTAGIGDLVVIAETRPLSATKNWRLVEILEKAK; the protein is encoded by the coding sequence GTGAGTGAAAAGGACGAGAACGTGACGGAAACTGCTACCGCCGCCAAGGCTGGGCAGCGCGGTTACCGCAAGACGCGTCGCGGCTACGTGGTCTCCGACAAGATGGAAAAAACCATCGTTGTCGAGGTTGAAGACCGCGTGAAGCACGCCCTGTACGGCAAGGTCATCCGCCGTACCTCCAAGGTCAAGGCACACGACGAAGAGAACACCGCCGGCATCGGCGACCTCGTAGTCATCGCCGAGACCCGTCCGCTGTCCGCCACCAAGAACTGGCGGCTCGTGGAAATCCTCGAGAAGGCCAAGTAG
- the rplP gene encoding 50S ribosomal protein L16: protein MLIPRRVKHRKQHHPGRSGAATGGTEVSFGEWGIQALSPAYVTNRQIESARIAMTRHIKRGGKVWINIYPDRPLTKKPAETRMGSGKGSPEWWVANVKPGRVLFELSGVNEEVAREALRLAIHKLPLKARIVRREGGE, encoded by the coding sequence ATGCTTATCCCACGTCGAGTCAAGCACCGTAAGCAGCACCACCCGGGTCGTTCCGGCGCTGCCACGGGCGGCACCGAGGTCTCGTTCGGTGAGTGGGGTATCCAGGCTCTAAGCCCGGCATACGTCACCAACCGTCAGATCGAATCTGCCCGTATCGCGATGACCCGCCACATCAAGCGTGGCGGCAAGGTCTGGATCAACATTTACCCGGACCGTCCCCTGACCAAGAAGCCGGCCGAAACCCGCATGGGTTCCGGTAAGGGTTCACCGGAATGGTGGGTCGCCAACGTCAAGCCGGGCCGGGTTCTTTTCGAACTCTCCGGTGTCAATGAAGAGGTAGCTCGCGAGGCCCTGCGCCTGGCAATCCACAAGCTGCCGTTGAAGGCACGCATTGTGCGTCGCGAAGGTGGTGAGTAG